From the genome of Azospirillum brasilense, one region includes:
- the ppa gene encoding inorganic diphosphatase has product MDLSKVPVGKNAPWDVNVVIEIPLRGEPVKYEIDKESGAMFVDRFLHTAMYYPCNYGFIPHTLSGDGDPVDVCVVGRHSVIPGAVLRSRPIGVLFMEDEGGEDEKLLAVPVDKLHPFYSNVKSYKDLPEITTEQIAHFFQHYKDLEKGKWVKILRWGDEQEAAKKIQEGMERAAAATKGQLGPVV; this is encoded by the coding sequence ATGGATCTCAGCAAGGTTCCGGTCGGCAAGAACGCCCCGTGGGACGTGAACGTGGTCATCGAGATCCCGTTGCGCGGCGAGCCGGTGAAGTACGAGATCGACAAGGAGTCGGGCGCGATGTTCGTCGACCGCTTCCTGCACACCGCCATGTACTACCCCTGCAACTACGGCTTCATCCCGCACACCCTGTCGGGTGACGGCGACCCGGTGGACGTCTGCGTGGTCGGCCGCCATTCGGTCATCCCGGGCGCCGTCCTGCGCTCGCGCCCGATCGGCGTGCTGTTTATGGAGGACGAGGGCGGCGAGGACGAGAAGCTGCTGGCCGTTCCGGTCGACAAGCTGCACCCGTTCTACAGCAACGTGAAGTCCTACAAGGACCTGCCGGAGATCACCACCGAGCAGATCGCCCACTTCTTCCAGCACTACAAGGATCTGGAAAAGGGCAAGTGGGTGAAGATCCTGCGCTGGGGCGACGAGCAGGAAGCCGCCAAGAAGATCCAGGAAGGCATGGAGCGCGCCGCCGCCGCCACCAAGGGCCAGCTCGGCCCGGTGGTCTGA
- a CDS encoding L-lactate dehydrogenase has product MKVGIVGAGAVGATAGFAMVMSGAASEVVLVDMNEKLAAAQAQDIAHAVPFARAAQVRHGGYAALAGAGVVVLAAGVAQRPGETRLQLLERNAAVFGAIIPAVLAAAPDAILLVATNPLDVMTQIATRISGLPPSRVIGSGTILDTARFRALLADRLGVTPKSVHAHVVGEHGDSEVLLWSGATVACLPVDRGAERLKRPLTAEDRAAIDDGVRRAAYHIIDGKGHTAFGIGGGLSRIVAAIAGDERAVLTCSILNDEVLGVPDVALSLPRVIGAGGVLETVMPDLSEEEAAALKRSAEILKEAVTSVEKSLP; this is encoded by the coding sequence ATGAAGGTCGGGATCGTCGGGGCCGGCGCGGTGGGCGCCACGGCGGGATTCGCCATGGTGATGAGCGGTGCGGCCAGCGAGGTCGTGCTGGTCGACATGAACGAGAAACTGGCTGCGGCCCAGGCGCAGGACATCGCCCACGCCGTGCCCTTCGCCCGCGCTGCCCAGGTGCGCCACGGCGGCTATGCGGCGCTGGCCGGGGCCGGCGTGGTGGTGCTGGCCGCGGGCGTGGCGCAGCGGCCTGGCGAGACGCGCCTGCAGCTGCTGGAGCGCAACGCGGCGGTCTTCGGCGCCATCATTCCGGCGGTTCTGGCGGCGGCGCCCGACGCCATCCTACTGGTGGCGACCAACCCGCTGGACGTGATGACGCAGATCGCCACCCGCATCTCCGGCCTGCCGCCGTCGCGGGTGATCGGCTCCGGCACGATCCTCGACACCGCGCGGTTCCGCGCGCTGCTGGCCGATCGGCTGGGGGTGACGCCGAAGTCGGTGCACGCCCATGTGGTGGGTGAGCATGGCGATTCGGAAGTCCTGCTGTGGTCCGGCGCCACCGTGGCCTGCCTGCCGGTGGACCGCGGCGCCGAGCGGCTGAAGCGTCCCCTGACGGCGGAGGATCGCGCCGCCATCGACGATGGCGTACGCCGGGCCGCCTATCACATCATCGACGGCAAGGGCCACACCGCCTTCGGCATCGGCGGCGGCCTGTCGCGCATCGTGGCGGCCATCGCCGGGGACGAGCGGGCGGTGCTGACCTGCTCCATCCTCAACGACGAGGTGCTGGGGGTGCCGGACGTGGCGCTGTCGCTGCCGCGGGTGATCGGGGCGGGCGGCGTCCTGGAGACGGTGATGCCCGACCTGTCGGAGGAGGAGGCGGCGGCGCTGAAGCGCAGCGCGGAAATCCTGAAGGAGGCGGTGACCTCGGTGGAGAAGTCGCTGCCCTGA